A window of the Lactuca sativa cultivar Salinas chromosome 7, Lsat_Salinas_v11, whole genome shotgun sequence genome harbors these coding sequences:
- the LOC111895639 gene encoding CASP-like protein 5C1 gives MAMDDVPGSMGTSAGFALRLGQTIFSSASLLFMAYGVQFYSYSSFCFLVTIMGLVIPWSFTLALLDGYSVLVTCPVRQKGILVIIVIGDWVLSTLTLAAASSGASVVDILMRADESFCPSNICSRYLLSTIFAFLAWFLSMGSSLFNLWLLPSL, from the exons ATGGCTATGGATGATGTTCCAGGATCCATGGGAACAAGTGCGGGTTTTGCTCTGAGATTGGGTCAAACCATCTTCTCCTCTGCTTCTCTTCTGTTCATGGCGTATGGTGTTCAATTCTACAGCTATTCATCTTTCTG TTTCTTGGTGACGATTATGGGATTAGTTATTCCATGGAGCTTCACATTGGCACTACTTGATGGATACTCTGTTCTTGTAACATGCCCAGTTCGACAAAAGGGTATTCTGGTCATTATCGTAATAGGAGATTgg GTGTTATCGACTCTTACATTAGCTGCAGCTTCTTCAGGTGCGAGTGTGGTGGATATCTTGATGAGGGCAGATGAGTCTTTTTGCCCTTCGAATATATGCAGTAGATATTTGCTTTCTACCATTTTTGCTTTCTTGGCTTGGTTCTTGTCCATGGGTTCTTCCTTATTCAATCTATGGCTTCTTCCATCTTTGTGA